A genomic window from Ignavibacteria bacterium includes:
- the dtd gene encoding D-tyrosyl-tRNA(Tyr) deacylase has protein sequence MIALIQRVAECNVTVKSEIISSMRGGLLVLLGVKQDDTEQDAEYLAAKTVNLRIFQDENEKMNLSLLETGLDMTIVSQFTLHADTRHGNRPSFTDAAEPKKANELYEYFIREVKNLIGFDKVHTGEFGAMMKVKLVNEGPVTISLRSKNDY, from the coding sequence ATGATTGCATTAATACAAAGAGTTGCAGAATGTAACGTTACGGTAAAATCAGAAATAATTTCAAGTATGCGCGGGGGGCTGCTTGTTTTGCTTGGCGTAAAACAGGATGACACCGAACAGGACGCCGAGTACCTGGCGGCAAAAACCGTAAACCTGCGGATCTTTCAGGATGAAAATGAAAAGATGAACTTATCACTGCTTGAAACCGGACTTGATATGACCATAGTTTCGCAGTTTACTCTGCATGCCGATACACGGCACGGTAACCGCCCAAGCTTTACTGATGCTGCAGAGCCCAAGAAGGCAAATGAGCTGTATGAGTATTTCATCCGTGAAGTGAAGAACCTGATTGGGTTCGATAAAGTACATACCGGTGAGTTCGGCGCGATGATGAAGGTAAAGCTTGTAAATGAGGGTCCCGTAACAATATCCTTAAGAAGTAAAAATGACTACTAA